CCGCAAATACCGGTGTCCCTACCAACTCCACAACGCGCTGGTGGGATGACAAAAGCATCCACTGGACGCCGGAGTCAGTCGGGGGCCGCGATTTCCCCGACGTGCCGCCGCACATTGCGGCCGCCGCCGATGAGGCGTTCCGTGACCGGAGTATTGGCACACTGCGGTCTGCGATCCTCATGGCGCGTTCCGTTATTGAGGCAACATGCAAGGACAAGGGCGTCATCAAGGGCCAGCTTGCCGCCAAGATCGACGAGATGAGCAAGCAGGGCCTAATTCGGTCATTCACCCAGGACGCGGCCCACGAGCTTAGGTTCCTCGGGAAC
Above is a window of Arthrobacter pascens DNA encoding:
- a CDS encoding DUF4145 domain-containing protein, which gives rise to MSVGTTLITANTGVPTNSTTRWWDDKSIHWTPESVGGRDFPDVPPHIAAAADEAFRDRSIGTLRSAILMARSVIEATCKDKGVIKGQLAAKIDEMSKQGLIRSFTQDAAHELRFLGNDMAHGDFVDPVDADDADAVLDVMAEILNEVYQGPARAGRMKAKREANKQETGAGTP